In a single window of the Osmerus eperlanus chromosome 2, fOsmEpe2.1, whole genome shotgun sequence genome:
- the emp2 gene encoding epithelial membrane protein 2, whose protein sequence is MLVILAFIILFHVISAILLFVATIHNAWWVVAPPGGSVIYTDLWYSCNSTCYPVEKSASTEAAYLQVVQATMILSAILCCVGFFVFILQLFRLKQGERFVFTAIIQLLAALCVMIAATVYTAERESFQVASLRKGNYGASYVLAWICFPMTLFSGLMYLVLRKRK, encoded by the exons ATGTTGGTCATCCTAGccttcatcatcctcttccACGTCATCTCGGCCATCCTCCTCTTCGTTGCCACCATACACAAT GCATGGTGGGTGGTggcaccaccagggggcagtgtgatctaCACAGACCTGTGGTACTCCTGCAACTCCACCTGCTACCCTGTAGAAAAGAGCGCCTCGACTGAAGCAG CCTATCTGCAGGTAGTGCAGGCGACCATGATCCTGTCCGCCATCCTGTGCTGTGTGGGATTCTTCGTCTTCATCCTGCAGCTGTTCAGACTGAAGCAGGGTGAGAGGTTTGTCTTCACCGCCATCATCCAGCTACTGGCCg ctctgtgtgtgatGATCGCAGCGACCGTGTACACGGCGGAGAGGGAGTCCTTCCAGGTGGCGTCTCTGAGGAAGGGGAACTACGGAGCCTCCTACGTCCTGGCCTGGATCtgtttccccatgaccctcttCAGTGGCCTCATGTATCTAGTGCTGCGGAAACGCAAATAG